The Bacteroidota bacterium genomic interval AAGTGTGGTTTATGCCTTGAAAAATCCGGATTCACCTTTGGATTTTGTCAGGGAATATGCCCAGGAAATGAGCGATGAAGTAATGTACAAGCATATCGGTTTGTATGTAAATGATTATTCGGCCGATCTGGGTGAAAAAGGGATTAAGGCGATTGAGACATTGGGGCAGAAAGCTTTGGAAATGAAACTGATCAGTTCCTTAAATGAGTCTTTATTCTAAAAATAAAAAATCAGGGTTTAATCTTTTAACCCTTGATTAGTCCTTCTATTGCTTTTTCGGTTTTTCCGAAATTGAACTCCTGAATTATTTTATCCAGTTTTGCTTTTATCCTGTCGTTGCAAAGGTTGCCAATGCTGCCTTCATGAGTATGATGAACAGAAGTGTCGGGTTTAAAACTCCCGTCAGCAATTTCCTTTGCCACTTTCTTATAGGCATCGCGGAAAGGAACGCCATTAAGAGTTTCCTTGTTAACTTCTTCCACACTGAAGACATATTTGTATTTTTCG includes:
- a CDS encoding MqnA/MqnD/SBP family protein — encoded protein: SVVYALKNPDSPLDFVREYAQEMSDEVMYKHIGLYVNDYSADLGEKGIKAIETLGQKALEMKLISSLNESLF